Proteins from one Setaria italica strain Yugu1 chromosome V, Setaria_italica_v2.0, whole genome shotgun sequence genomic window:
- the LOC101754107 gene encoding structural maintenance of chromosomes protein 2-1, with product MHIKEVTLEGFKSYAGRTVVSGFDPLFNAITGLNGSGKSNILDSICFVLGITDLRQVRAASLQELVYKQGQAGVTKATVSVVFDNSDRSRSPLGYEDSSEITVTRQIVVGGRNKYLINGHLAQPSRVQTLFHSVQLNVNNPHFLIMQGRITKVLNMKPPEILSMLEEAAGTRMYEMKKESALKTLEKKQNKVDEINKLLDVEILPALEKLRKERCQYMKWANGNAELDRLKRFCIAYEFVQAERVRDGALNDVKQIRARILELDENTEKLKADIQEMDKNISTLAAEKEAKLGGEMKALSDKVDKLSHALIKETSVMNNQEETLKSEEKGVEKILKNIEDIKRSMIERDAAVKDVEDGASDMKRKAEDLTRKLDENEKEYQGVLAGKSNANEKKCLEDQLRDAKAAVGDAESGLKQLTTKISHSEKELKEKKALLVSKRDEATAAENELKERTKDLEAIKTSMGSFNYNEAQMEALQKDHSTESEIIQNLKDCIRNLSGELANLHFSYRDPERDFDRSKVKGVVARLIRIKDSSAATALEVTAGGRLFNVVVDTEDTGKKLLKNGDLRKRVTIIPLNKIQTYMIPDRVQQAARRLVGPDNVTLALELVGYGEEVKNAVAYVFGSTFVCRNTEAAKEVAFNREVGSTSVTLEGDTYQPSGLLTGGSKGGRGDLLRKLDKLAKAETDLSDHQKKLSVIEQQIGALLPLQERYTKLKSQFELKSYDLSLFQKRVEQNEHHKLGELVKKIEQELQESKQELTEKQVQYEKCVSMVSELEQTIRTYGTEREGRLKALEKMIKSLKSEMQSMSKQLKAYESERERLIMEKDAVANELATLEEQLSTSKAQITSLSETLEKQRDKVTAIKQEYDQAEGELNVGRSKLKECDSQINRMAKEQQKLQQKLSDSNVERKKMENEVKRMEIEQKDCSSVVDKLVEKYSWIATEKQLFGKSGTDYDFESCEPHKAREELENLQAQQSSLEKRVNKKVMAMFEKAEDEYNDLMSKKNIIENDKAKIKKVIEELDEKKKETLKVTWLKVNKDFGSIFSTLLPGTMAKLDPPEGGTFLDGLEVRVAFGTVWKQSLSELSGGQRSLLALSLILALLLFKPAPLYILDEVDAALDLSHTQNIGRMIKAHFPHSQFIVVSLKEGMFNNANVIFRTKFVDGVSTVTRTVPSKQK from the exons atGCATATCAAGGAGGTAACCCTCGAGGGGTTCAAGTCGTACGCGGGGCGGACGGTGGTGTCGGGGTTCGACCCGCTGTTCAACGCCATCACCGGGCTCAACGGCTCCGGCAAGTCCAACATCCTCGACTCCATCTGCTTCGTGCTCGGCATCACCGACCTCCGCCAGGTCCGCGCCGCCTCGCTCCAGGAGCTCGTCTACAAGCAGGGTCAGGCTGGGGTCACCAAGGCCACCGTCTCCGTCGTCTTCGACAACTCCGACCGCTCCCGCTCCCCGCTCGGCTACGAGGATTCGTCCGAGATCACCGTCACGCGCCAG ATTGTAGTCGGTGGACGGAACAAATACCTTATCAATGGCCATCTTGCACAACCTTCCCGGGTGCAGACCCTTTTCCACTCAGTACAGCTAAATGTAAACAATCCTCATTTTCTAATTATGCAAGGGCGCATAACAAAAGTgctcaacatgaagccaccagaaattttgtccaTGTTAGAAGAGGCAGCAGGCACACGAATGTATGAAATGAAGAAAGAATCGGCTCTTAAGACACTTGAGAAGAAACAGAACAAAGTTGATGAGATTAATAAACTCCTTGATGTTGAAATCCTTCCTGCACTAGAGAAGCTTAGAAAAGAGCGGTGCCAGTACATGAAATGGGCCAATGGCAATGCTGAACTGGATCGGCTCAAAAGGTTCTGTATCGCCTATGAGTTTGTTCAGGCTGAGAGAGTGCGAGATGGTGCACTCAATGATGTCAAACAAATCAGGGCAAGGATTCTTGAGCTGGATGAAAATACAGAAAAGCTAAAAGCAGATATACAGGAAATGGACAAGAACATTTCTACCTTGGCTGCTGAAAAGGAAGCTAAACTTGGTGGTGAGATGAAGGCTTTGTCAGATAAAGTGGATAAACTATCTCATGCACTTATTAAGGAAACTTCTGTGATGAACAATCAAGAGGAAACCCTGAAGTCTGAGGAAAAGGGCGTTGAGAAG ATTCTCAAAAACATTGAGGACATAAAAAGATCTATGATCGAGAGAGATGCTGCTGTAAAAGATGTAGAAGATGGGGCGTCTGACATGAAAAGGAAAGCAGAAGATCTGACAAGGAAGTTGGATGAGAATGAGAAAGAATATCAG GGTGTGCTAGCAGGAAAAAGTAATGCAAACGAGAAGAAATGCCTCGAAGATCAACTTAGAGATGCAAAAGCTGCAGTTGGAGATGCAGAATCTGGATTAAAGCAGCTGACTACCAAAATAAGTCATTCTGAGAAGGAGCTGAAGGAGAAGAAAGCTCTGTTAGTATCCAAACGTGATGAGGCTACTGCTGCTGAGAATGAGCTGAAAGAAAGGACAAAAGACTTGGAAGCTATCAAGACATCGATGGGATCTTTTAATTACAATGAGGCCCAGATGGAAGCTTTGCAAAAG GACCATTCTACGGAGTCAGAAATTATTCAGAATTTGAAGGACTGTATTCGTAACCTTTCGGGTGAGCTTGCTAATCTCCACTTCAGTTATCGAGACCCTGAAAGGGATTTTGACAGATCAAAAGTCAAAGGGGTCGTTGCACGTCTTATTAGAATAAAGGATAGCTCAGCAGCAACAGCACTGGAG GTTACTGCAGGTGGAAGGCTGTTTAATGTGGTTGTTGATACAGAAGACACTGGCAAGAAATTATTGAAAAATGGGGATCTCCGAAAACGAGTAACCATCATACCTTTGAACAAAATCCAAACATACATGATACCTGATAGAGTTCAGCAGGCGGCTCGTAGACTG GTTGGTCCTGACAATGTTACATTAGCTCTAGAATTGGTTGGATATGGCGAGGAAGTAAAG AATGCTGTGGCTTATGTATTTGGTTCAACATTTGTGTGTCGCAATACGGAGGCAGCAAAAGAG GTTGCATTTAATAGAGAAGTTGGCAGTACTAGTGTGACTCTTGAAGGTGACACTTATCAGCCTAGTGGCCTTTTGACTGGAGGCAGTAAAGG AGGTAGAGGGGATTTGCTACGGAAACTCGACAAATTGGCTAAAGCTGAGACTGATCTATCCGATCATCAGAAAAAGCTCTCTGTCATTGAACAACAG ATTGGAGCCCTTTTACCATTGCAGGAAAGGTACACTAAGTTGAAATCTCAGTTTGAACTCAAGTCATATGATCTCTCGTTATTTCAGAAAAGAGTTGAGCAAAATGAACACCACAAG TTAGGTGAACTCGTAAAGAAAATAGAACAAGAGCTTCAGGAATCAAAACAAGAGTTGACAGAAAAGCAAGTGCAGTATGAAAAATGTGTGTCAATGGTTTCTGAGTTAGAACAAACGATCAGGACTTACGGCACTGAACGCGAAGGCAGACTCAAAGCACTGGAAAAAATGATCAAATCACTGAAATCAGAGATGCAGTCTATGTCAAAGCAACTCAAG GCTTATGAAAGTGAGAGGGAGAGGCTGATCATGGAGAAAGATGCGGTTGCTAATGAGCTTGCTACGCTAGAAGAGCAGTTATCAACTTCAAAGGCTCAAATTACTTCTCTGTCTGAAACCTTGGAAAAACAAAGGGACAAG GTTACTGCCATAAAGCAAGAGTATGATCAAGCTGAAGGTGAGCTCAATGTTGGGCGTTCGAAACTGAAGGAATGCGACTCACAGATAAACCGCATGGCCAAGGAACAGCAGAAACTTCAACAGAAATTAAGCGATTCAAATGTTGAAAGGAAGAAAATGGAAAATGAG GTTAAGAGGATGGAGATAGAACAAAAGGATTGCTCTTCAGTAGTTGATAAGCTAGTGGAGAAGTATAGTTGGATTGCAACTGAGAAGCAGTTGTTTGGGAAAAGTGGTACAGATTATGATTTTGAATCTTGTGAACCACATAAAGCCCGGGAGGAACTTGAAAATCTTCAAGCTCAACAATCCAG TCTGGAGAAAAGGGTCAATAAGAAAGTTATGGCAATGTTTGAGAAGGCAGAGGATGAGTACAACGATTTGATGTCAAAGAAAAACATCATTGAG AATGACAAGGCAAAAATCAAGAAAGTTATAGAAGAGTTggatgagaagaagaaggaaacctTGAAAGTCACATGGCTCAAAGTAAACAA GGATTTTGGGTCTATATTCAGTACTCTTTTACCTGGTACAATGGCAAAACTTGATCCTCCAGAAGGTGGTACTTTCTTGGATGGTCTTGAAGTTCGTGTAGCATTTGGGACAGTTTGGAAGCAGTCTCTGTCTGAACTTAGTGGAGGGCAACGATCCCTTCTCGCTCTTAGTCTTATTCTGGCGCTGCTTCTTTTCAAACCTGCACCACTTTACATATTGGATGAG GTTGATGCTGCCCTTGACCTTAGCCACACACAAAACATTGGTAGAATGATCAAGGCTCATTTTCCTCACTCACAG TTCATAGTTGTCTCGCTTAAAGAGGGTATGTTCAACAATGCCAACGTAATATTCCGGACAAAATTTGTTGATGGTGTGTCCACTGTGACGCGAACAGTGCCTTCTAAACAAAAATGA